From one Conyzicola nivalis genomic stretch:
- a CDS encoding Na(+)/H(+) antiporter subunit C translates to MNIALVLVAVMVVLYAAGIYLLLERSMTRVLLGFLLVGNATNLLLITMVGKVGSAPIVEDGLTAAEMTDPMPEALILTAIVITFGVSAFLMALIYRSWRLERDDDVDDDADDVALRGPAVAELGETLESTTDDTEFGASR, encoded by the coding sequence GTGAACATCGCCCTGGTACTCGTCGCCGTGATGGTCGTGCTCTACGCCGCCGGCATCTACCTGCTGCTCGAGCGCAGCATGACGCGCGTGCTGCTCGGCTTCCTGCTGGTCGGAAACGCGACCAACCTGCTGCTCATCACCATGGTCGGCAAGGTCGGCAGCGCCCCGATCGTCGAGGACGGCCTCACGGCGGCCGAGATGACCGACCCGATGCCCGAAGCCCTCATCCTCACCGCGATCGTCATCACCTTCGGCGTCTCGGCGTTTCTGATGGCCCTCATCTACCGCTCGTGGCGGCTCGAACGCGACGACGACGTGGACGACGACGCCGACGACGTCGCGCTGCGCGGTCCCGCGGTCGCCGAGCTCGGCGAGACGCTCGAATCCACCACCGACGACACGGAATTCGGGGCAAGCCGGTGA